The following proteins are encoded in a genomic region of Triticum dicoccoides isolate Atlit2015 ecotype Zavitan chromosome 1B, WEW_v2.0, whole genome shotgun sequence:
- the LOC119300885 gene encoding protein FON2 SPARE1-like: MRRPGGAAPVVVLLLWLAALTFAFHGCGGGGLVRFGSSVVAVERDRRPASLPRKMLLAVESRSLDPSSAAGPPQPQDQQRHHHHHHRGGRHHRQRHHRLPSKWNWQRVPPSAAPGDGNEIDPRYGVEKRLVPTGPNPLHH, translated from the coding sequence ATGAGACGACCCGGCGGCGCCGCccccgtcgtcgtcctcctcctctggcTCGCCGCGCTCACCTTCGCCTTccacggctgcggcggcggcggcctcgtcaGGTTCGGAAGCTCGGTGGTGGCCGTCGAGCGGGATCGTCGTCCGGCCTCTCTTCCCAGGAAGATGCTTCTCGCCGTGGAGAGCCGGAGCCTCGACCCCTCGTCGGCCGCCGGTCCACCACAGCCACAAGATCAACAacggcaccatcatcatcaccatcgtggTGGTCGCCACCATCGTCAACGGCACCACCGCCTCCCAAGCAAATGGAACTGGCAGAGAGTCCCACCGTCCGCCGCTCCCGGGGACGGCAACGAGATCGACCCGCGGTACGGCGTGGAGAAGCGGCTCGTCCCGACAGGGCCAAACCCGTTGCATCACTGA